From a single Vespula pensylvanica isolate Volc-1 chromosome 24, ASM1446617v1, whole genome shotgun sequence genomic region:
- the LOC122636883 gene encoding ATP-binding cassette sub-family G member 1-like isoform X3 — protein MAVDLKTAVSTSNSTTNSTSPWKELSTACIDDPFFLLFKNISYSRRENVLARERKTILRNVSGDFRPGELTAIMGASGAGKTTLMDILIEEILSVMGLKETRYTRIGDLSGGQKKRLAISLELINNPPIIFLDEPTSGLDSVTSKQCIRFLKRLALEGRTIICTIHQPSASLFNMIDHLYIVAEGYCVYTGGTRNLVPYLSSLGLRCPTHYNPADFIIEICNGDYGDYLLKLVETIQNGKSNAWRSSENISSNKAKEIIVTHMSASSRVLEQSNIRVPSFEVEYKHTTYYATGFWKQFHVLLRRNAIKLLRDKILILTRISMHLFIALIVGAIFFRIGQDATYVLDNFNLLFFNLMFLMFSAFSSTLITLPLELPILMREHFNRWYKLRSFYLANKFADFPIQLTATCIYTLIVYFMSNQILETKRLILYVLMCFVVTLVAQAIGFIIGAGLTVQNGVIFGPLIILPFTIFSGFFVHLTDAHPYLHWLFHISFLKYGFEGTMMTIYGYDRPKMHCSDVYCHFAMPKQLMVAVGMKQVDYWFCMTVLIILYIALDTVAYIILRVRLRKRI, from the exons ATGGCGGTAGATTTGAAGACAGCCGTCTCGACATCAAATTCAACGACGAATTCAACAAGCCCATGGAAAGAGTTGAGCACTGCTTGTATCGACgatcccttctttcttctttttaaaaatatttcttatagcAGACGCGAAAATGTCCTGGCGAGag aaagaaagacaatatTAAGGAATGTAAGTGGCGATTTTAGACCAGGTGAACTCACGGCTATTATGGGAGCATCGGGCGCTGGAAAAACTACACTCATGGATATCTTG ATCGAGGAAATTTTGTCTGTGATGGGATTGAAAGAAACGCGGTACACTCGCATTGGTGACCTTAGCGgaggacagaaaaaaagattggccatttctttagaattaattaataatccgcCCATTATATTCCTCGACGAGCCGACGAG CGGACTGGACAGCGTCACGTCGAAACAATGCATCagatttttaaaacgattagCATTAGAAGGACGAACCATAATCTGTACGATACACCAGCCTAGTGCATCGCTCTTCAATATGATAGATCATCTTTATATAGTCGCAGAAGGATATTGCGTTTACACCGGTGGAACGCGTAATTTGGTGCCATATTTGAGCAGTCTTGGTTTACGTTGTCCAACACATTACAATCCTGCGGATTTTA taATAGAAATATGTAACGGTGATTATGGCGATTATCTTTTGAAATTGGTCGAAACAATTCAGAATGGGAAAAGCAATGCTTGGAGGTCGTCGGAGAACATAAGTTCGAACAAAGCCAAGGAGATAATCGTCACGCACATGTCAGCTTCCTCGAGAGTGTTAGAACAGAGTAATATACGTGTGCCTTCCTTTGAAGTAGAGTACAAACATACAACGTATTATGCGACAGGATTTTGGAAACAGTTTCATGTTCTTCTTAGAAGGAATGCTATTAAATTATTGCGCGACAAG ATATTGATCCTCACACGGATATCGATGCATCTCTTTATTGCGCTGATCGTCGGTGCAATATTTTTCAGGATCGGACAAGACGCCACTTACGTcttagataattttaatttacttttctttaatctGATGTTTCTAATGTTCAGTGCCTTCAGCTCGACGCTCATCACAC TACCTTTGGAGTTGCCGATACTTATGCGAGAACATTTCAATCGTTGGTATAAGCTTCGATCGTTCTATCTGGCAAACAAATTCGCCGATTTTCCAATACAACTCACGGCAACGTGCATATACACACTAATAGTATATTTCATGAGCAATCAAATTTtggaaacaaaaagattaattCTTTACGTGTTGATGTGCTTCGTCGTTACCTTGGTAGCTCAAGCGATCGGTTTCATCATCGGTGCAGGATTAACGGTACAG aACGGAGTGATCTTTGGACCGCTTATAATCCTACCATTTACAATATTCAGCGGATTTTTTGTACACCTTACTGATGCACATCCTTATCTGCATTGGTTGtttcatatatcttttctcaAATATGGTTTTGAAGGAACAATGATGACAATTTATGg GTACGATAGACCAAAAATGCATTGTTCTGATGTGTATTGTCATTTTGCTATGCCCAAACAACTCATGGTAGCTGTTGGCATGAAGCAAGTAGATTACTGGTTTTGTATGACCGTACTGATCATTTTGTACATTGCCCTCGATACAGTCGCATATATTATACTACGGGTAAGGCTTAgaaaacgtatataa
- the LOC122636883 gene encoding ATP-binding cassette sub-family G member 1-like isoform X1 yields MAVDLKTAVSTSNSTTNSTSPWKELSTACIDDPFFLLFKNISYSRRENVLARERKTILRNVSGDFRPGELTAIMGASGAGKTTLMDILAGFITSSFEGNVIVNDTERNLVKFRRSSAYIMQDDNIQPLFTVEEAMLVAADLKLTLKPRERLRRIEEILSVMGLKETRYTRIGDLSGGQKKRLAISLELINNPPIIFLDEPTSGLDSVTSKQCIRFLKRLALEGRTIICTIHQPSASLFNMIDHLYIVAEGYCVYTGGTRNLVPYLSSLGLRCPTHYNPADFIIEICNGDYGDYLLKLVETIQNGKSNAWRSSENISSNKAKEIIVTHMSASSRVLEQSNIRVPSFEVEYKHTTYYATGFWKQFHVLLRRNAIKLLRDKILILTRISMHLFIALIVGAIFFRIGQDATYVLDNFNLLFFNLMFLMFSAFSSTLITLPLELPILMREHFNRWYKLRSFYLANKFADFPIQLTATCIYTLIVYFMSNQILETKRLILYVLMCFVVTLVAQAIGFIIGAGLTVQNGVIFGPLIILPFTIFSGFFVHLTDAHPYLHWLFHISFLKYGFEGTMMTIYGYDRPKMHCSDVYCHFAMPKQLMVAVGMKQVDYWFCMTVLIILYIALDTVAYIILRVRLRKRI; encoded by the exons ATGGCGGTAGATTTGAAGACAGCCGTCTCGACATCAAATTCAACGACGAATTCAACAAGCCCATGGAAAGAGTTGAGCACTGCTTGTATCGACgatcccttctttcttctttttaaaaatatttcttatagcAGACGCGAAAATGTCCTGGCGAGag aaagaaagacaatatTAAGGAATGTAAGTGGCGATTTTAGACCAGGTGAACTCACGGCTATTATGGGAGCATCGGGCGCTGGAAAAACTACACTCATGGATATCTTGGCAGGTTTTAT taCGTCGTCCTTCGAGGGAAATGTGATCGTGAATGACACCGAAAGGAACCTCGTCAAATTTAGGCGTTCGTCGGCATACATTATGCAGGACGACAATATCCAGCCTCTTTTCACAGTGGAGGAAGCTATGCTTGTTGCAGCCGATCTCAAGCTTACCTTGAAGCCTCGCGAAAGATTGCGCAGG ATCGAGGAAATTTTGTCTGTGATGGGATTGAAAGAAACGCGGTACACTCGCATTGGTGACCTTAGCGgaggacagaaaaaaagattggccatttctttagaattaattaataatccgcCCATTATATTCCTCGACGAGCCGACGAG CGGACTGGACAGCGTCACGTCGAAACAATGCATCagatttttaaaacgattagCATTAGAAGGACGAACCATAATCTGTACGATACACCAGCCTAGTGCATCGCTCTTCAATATGATAGATCATCTTTATATAGTCGCAGAAGGATATTGCGTTTACACCGGTGGAACGCGTAATTTGGTGCCATATTTGAGCAGTCTTGGTTTACGTTGTCCAACACATTACAATCCTGCGGATTTTA taATAGAAATATGTAACGGTGATTATGGCGATTATCTTTTGAAATTGGTCGAAACAATTCAGAATGGGAAAAGCAATGCTTGGAGGTCGTCGGAGAACATAAGTTCGAACAAAGCCAAGGAGATAATCGTCACGCACATGTCAGCTTCCTCGAGAGTGTTAGAACAGAGTAATATACGTGTGCCTTCCTTTGAAGTAGAGTACAAACATACAACGTATTATGCGACAGGATTTTGGAAACAGTTTCATGTTCTTCTTAGAAGGAATGCTATTAAATTATTGCGCGACAAG ATATTGATCCTCACACGGATATCGATGCATCTCTTTATTGCGCTGATCGTCGGTGCAATATTTTTCAGGATCGGACAAGACGCCACTTACGTcttagataattttaatttacttttctttaatctGATGTTTCTAATGTTCAGTGCCTTCAGCTCGACGCTCATCACAC TACCTTTGGAGTTGCCGATACTTATGCGAGAACATTTCAATCGTTGGTATAAGCTTCGATCGTTCTATCTGGCAAACAAATTCGCCGATTTTCCAATACAACTCACGGCAACGTGCATATACACACTAATAGTATATTTCATGAGCAATCAAATTTtggaaacaaaaagattaattCTTTACGTGTTGATGTGCTTCGTCGTTACCTTGGTAGCTCAAGCGATCGGTTTCATCATCGGTGCAGGATTAACGGTACAG aACGGAGTGATCTTTGGACCGCTTATAATCCTACCATTTACAATATTCAGCGGATTTTTTGTACACCTTACTGATGCACATCCTTATCTGCATTGGTTGtttcatatatcttttctcaAATATGGTTTTGAAGGAACAATGATGACAATTTATGg GTACGATAGACCAAAAATGCATTGTTCTGATGTGTATTGTCATTTTGCTATGCCCAAACAACTCATGGTAGCTGTTGGCATGAAGCAAGTAGATTACTGGTTTTGTATGACCGTACTGATCATTTTGTACATTGCCCTCGATACAGTCGCATATATTATACTACGGGTAAGGCTTAgaaaacgtatataa
- the LOC122636883 gene encoding ATP-binding cassette sub-family G member 1-like isoform X2, with protein MHYQEPIYFINRVLCVHKKPGLAKRKTILRNVSGDFRPGELTAIMGASGAGKTTLMDILAGFITSSFEGNVIVNDTERNLVKFRRSSAYIMQDDNIQPLFTVEEAMLVAADLKLTLKPRERLRRIEEILSVMGLKETRYTRIGDLSGGQKKRLAISLELINNPPIIFLDEPTSGLDSVTSKQCIRFLKRLALEGRTIICTIHQPSASLFNMIDHLYIVAEGYCVYTGGTRNLVPYLSSLGLRCPTHYNPADFIIEICNGDYGDYLLKLVETIQNGKSNAWRSSENISSNKAKEIIVTHMSASSRVLEQSNIRVPSFEVEYKHTTYYATGFWKQFHVLLRRNAIKLLRDKILILTRISMHLFIALIVGAIFFRIGQDATYVLDNFNLLFFNLMFLMFSAFSSTLITLPLELPILMREHFNRWYKLRSFYLANKFADFPIQLTATCIYTLIVYFMSNQILETKRLILYVLMCFVVTLVAQAIGFIIGAGLTVQNGVIFGPLIILPFTIFSGFFVHLTDAHPYLHWLFHISFLKYGFEGTMMTIYGYDRPKMHCSDVYCHFAMPKQLMVAVGMKQVDYWFCMTVLIILYIALDTVAYIILRVRLRKRI; from the exons ATGCATTATCAAGAaccgatatattttataaatcgtgTTCTATGCGTACATAAAAAACCAGGATTGGCAA aaagaaagacaatatTAAGGAATGTAAGTGGCGATTTTAGACCAGGTGAACTCACGGCTATTATGGGAGCATCGGGCGCTGGAAAAACTACACTCATGGATATCTTGGCAGGTTTTAT taCGTCGTCCTTCGAGGGAAATGTGATCGTGAATGACACCGAAAGGAACCTCGTCAAATTTAGGCGTTCGTCGGCATACATTATGCAGGACGACAATATCCAGCCTCTTTTCACAGTGGAGGAAGCTATGCTTGTTGCAGCCGATCTCAAGCTTACCTTGAAGCCTCGCGAAAGATTGCGCAGG ATCGAGGAAATTTTGTCTGTGATGGGATTGAAAGAAACGCGGTACACTCGCATTGGTGACCTTAGCGgaggacagaaaaaaagattggccatttctttagaattaattaataatccgcCCATTATATTCCTCGACGAGCCGACGAG CGGACTGGACAGCGTCACGTCGAAACAATGCATCagatttttaaaacgattagCATTAGAAGGACGAACCATAATCTGTACGATACACCAGCCTAGTGCATCGCTCTTCAATATGATAGATCATCTTTATATAGTCGCAGAAGGATATTGCGTTTACACCGGTGGAACGCGTAATTTGGTGCCATATTTGAGCAGTCTTGGTTTACGTTGTCCAACACATTACAATCCTGCGGATTTTA taATAGAAATATGTAACGGTGATTATGGCGATTATCTTTTGAAATTGGTCGAAACAATTCAGAATGGGAAAAGCAATGCTTGGAGGTCGTCGGAGAACATAAGTTCGAACAAAGCCAAGGAGATAATCGTCACGCACATGTCAGCTTCCTCGAGAGTGTTAGAACAGAGTAATATACGTGTGCCTTCCTTTGAAGTAGAGTACAAACATACAACGTATTATGCGACAGGATTTTGGAAACAGTTTCATGTTCTTCTTAGAAGGAATGCTATTAAATTATTGCGCGACAAG ATATTGATCCTCACACGGATATCGATGCATCTCTTTATTGCGCTGATCGTCGGTGCAATATTTTTCAGGATCGGACAAGACGCCACTTACGTcttagataattttaatttacttttctttaatctGATGTTTCTAATGTTCAGTGCCTTCAGCTCGACGCTCATCACAC TACCTTTGGAGTTGCCGATACTTATGCGAGAACATTTCAATCGTTGGTATAAGCTTCGATCGTTCTATCTGGCAAACAAATTCGCCGATTTTCCAATACAACTCACGGCAACGTGCATATACACACTAATAGTATATTTCATGAGCAATCAAATTTtggaaacaaaaagattaattCTTTACGTGTTGATGTGCTTCGTCGTTACCTTGGTAGCTCAAGCGATCGGTTTCATCATCGGTGCAGGATTAACGGTACAG aACGGAGTGATCTTTGGACCGCTTATAATCCTACCATTTACAATATTCAGCGGATTTTTTGTACACCTTACTGATGCACATCCTTATCTGCATTGGTTGtttcatatatcttttctcaAATATGGTTTTGAAGGAACAATGATGACAATTTATGg GTACGATAGACCAAAAATGCATTGTTCTGATGTGTATTGTCATTTTGCTATGCCCAAACAACTCATGGTAGCTGTTGGCATGAAGCAAGTAGATTACTGGTTTTGTATGACCGTACTGATCATTTTGTACATTGCCCTCGATACAGTCGCATATATTATACTACGGGTAAGGCTTAgaaaacgtatataa
- the LOC122636883 gene encoding ATP-binding cassette sub-family G member 4-like isoform X4, with protein sequence MGASGAGKTTLMDILAGFITSSFEGNVIVNDTERNLVKFRRSSAYIMQDDNIQPLFTVEEAMLVAADLKLTLKPRERLRRIEEILSVMGLKETRYTRIGDLSGGQKKRLAISLELINNPPIIFLDEPTSGLDSVTSKQCIRFLKRLALEGRTIICTIHQPSASLFNMIDHLYIVAEGYCVYTGGTRNLVPYLSSLGLRCPTHYNPADFIIEICNGDYGDYLLKLVETIQNGKSNAWRSSENISSNKAKEIIVTHMSASSRVLEQSNIRVPSFEVEYKHTTYYATGFWKQFHVLLRRNAIKLLRDKILILTRISMHLFIALIVGAIFFRIGQDATYVLDNFNLLFFNLMFLMFSAFSSTLITLPLELPILMREHFNRWYKLRSFYLANKFADFPIQLTATCIYTLIVYFMSNQILETKRLILYVLMCFVVTLVAQAIGFIIGAGLTVQNGVIFGPLIILPFTIFSGFFVHLTDAHPYLHWLFHISFLKYGFEGTMMTIYGYDRPKMHCSDVYCHFAMPKQLMVAVGMKQVDYWFCMTVLIILYIALDTVAYIILRVRLRKRI encoded by the exons ATGGGAGCATCGGGCGCTGGAAAAACTACACTCATGGATATCTTGGCAGGTTTTAT taCGTCGTCCTTCGAGGGAAATGTGATCGTGAATGACACCGAAAGGAACCTCGTCAAATTTAGGCGTTCGTCGGCATACATTATGCAGGACGACAATATCCAGCCTCTTTTCACAGTGGAGGAAGCTATGCTTGTTGCAGCCGATCTCAAGCTTACCTTGAAGCCTCGCGAAAGATTGCGCAGG ATCGAGGAAATTTTGTCTGTGATGGGATTGAAAGAAACGCGGTACACTCGCATTGGTGACCTTAGCGgaggacagaaaaaaagattggccatttctttagaattaattaataatccgcCCATTATATTCCTCGACGAGCCGACGAG CGGACTGGACAGCGTCACGTCGAAACAATGCATCagatttttaaaacgattagCATTAGAAGGACGAACCATAATCTGTACGATACACCAGCCTAGTGCATCGCTCTTCAATATGATAGATCATCTTTATATAGTCGCAGAAGGATATTGCGTTTACACCGGTGGAACGCGTAATTTGGTGCCATATTTGAGCAGTCTTGGTTTACGTTGTCCAACACATTACAATCCTGCGGATTTTA taATAGAAATATGTAACGGTGATTATGGCGATTATCTTTTGAAATTGGTCGAAACAATTCAGAATGGGAAAAGCAATGCTTGGAGGTCGTCGGAGAACATAAGTTCGAACAAAGCCAAGGAGATAATCGTCACGCACATGTCAGCTTCCTCGAGAGTGTTAGAACAGAGTAATATACGTGTGCCTTCCTTTGAAGTAGAGTACAAACATACAACGTATTATGCGACAGGATTTTGGAAACAGTTTCATGTTCTTCTTAGAAGGAATGCTATTAAATTATTGCGCGACAAG ATATTGATCCTCACACGGATATCGATGCATCTCTTTATTGCGCTGATCGTCGGTGCAATATTTTTCAGGATCGGACAAGACGCCACTTACGTcttagataattttaatttacttttctttaatctGATGTTTCTAATGTTCAGTGCCTTCAGCTCGACGCTCATCACAC TACCTTTGGAGTTGCCGATACTTATGCGAGAACATTTCAATCGTTGGTATAAGCTTCGATCGTTCTATCTGGCAAACAAATTCGCCGATTTTCCAATACAACTCACGGCAACGTGCATATACACACTAATAGTATATTTCATGAGCAATCAAATTTtggaaacaaaaagattaattCTTTACGTGTTGATGTGCTTCGTCGTTACCTTGGTAGCTCAAGCGATCGGTTTCATCATCGGTGCAGGATTAACGGTACAG aACGGAGTGATCTTTGGACCGCTTATAATCCTACCATTTACAATATTCAGCGGATTTTTTGTACACCTTACTGATGCACATCCTTATCTGCATTGGTTGtttcatatatcttttctcaAATATGGTTTTGAAGGAACAATGATGACAATTTATGg GTACGATAGACCAAAAATGCATTGTTCTGATGTGTATTGTCATTTTGCTATGCCCAAACAACTCATGGTAGCTGTTGGCATGAAGCAAGTAGATTACTGGTTTTGTATGACCGTACTGATCATTTTGTACATTGCCCTCGATACAGTCGCATATATTATACTACGGGTAAGGCTTAgaaaacgtatataa
- the LOC122636883 gene encoding ATP-binding cassette sub-family G member 4-like isoform X5 — MQDDNIQPLFTVEEAMLVAADLKLTLKPRERLRRIEEILSVMGLKETRYTRIGDLSGGQKKRLAISLELINNPPIIFLDEPTSGLDSVTSKQCIRFLKRLALEGRTIICTIHQPSASLFNMIDHLYIVAEGYCVYTGGTRNLVPYLSSLGLRCPTHYNPADFIIEICNGDYGDYLLKLVETIQNGKSNAWRSSENISSNKAKEIIVTHMSASSRVLEQSNIRVPSFEVEYKHTTYYATGFWKQFHVLLRRNAIKLLRDKILILTRISMHLFIALIVGAIFFRIGQDATYVLDNFNLLFFNLMFLMFSAFSSTLITLPLELPILMREHFNRWYKLRSFYLANKFADFPIQLTATCIYTLIVYFMSNQILETKRLILYVLMCFVVTLVAQAIGFIIGAGLTVQNGVIFGPLIILPFTIFSGFFVHLTDAHPYLHWLFHISFLKYGFEGTMMTIYGYDRPKMHCSDVYCHFAMPKQLMVAVGMKQVDYWFCMTVLIILYIALDTVAYIILRVRLRKRI; from the exons ATGCAGGACGACAATATCCAGCCTCTTTTCACAGTGGAGGAAGCTATGCTTGTTGCAGCCGATCTCAAGCTTACCTTGAAGCCTCGCGAAAGATTGCGCAGG ATCGAGGAAATTTTGTCTGTGATGGGATTGAAAGAAACGCGGTACACTCGCATTGGTGACCTTAGCGgaggacagaaaaaaagattggccatttctttagaattaattaataatccgcCCATTATATTCCTCGACGAGCCGACGAG CGGACTGGACAGCGTCACGTCGAAACAATGCATCagatttttaaaacgattagCATTAGAAGGACGAACCATAATCTGTACGATACACCAGCCTAGTGCATCGCTCTTCAATATGATAGATCATCTTTATATAGTCGCAGAAGGATATTGCGTTTACACCGGTGGAACGCGTAATTTGGTGCCATATTTGAGCAGTCTTGGTTTACGTTGTCCAACACATTACAATCCTGCGGATTTTA taATAGAAATATGTAACGGTGATTATGGCGATTATCTTTTGAAATTGGTCGAAACAATTCAGAATGGGAAAAGCAATGCTTGGAGGTCGTCGGAGAACATAAGTTCGAACAAAGCCAAGGAGATAATCGTCACGCACATGTCAGCTTCCTCGAGAGTGTTAGAACAGAGTAATATACGTGTGCCTTCCTTTGAAGTAGAGTACAAACATACAACGTATTATGCGACAGGATTTTGGAAACAGTTTCATGTTCTTCTTAGAAGGAATGCTATTAAATTATTGCGCGACAAG ATATTGATCCTCACACGGATATCGATGCATCTCTTTATTGCGCTGATCGTCGGTGCAATATTTTTCAGGATCGGACAAGACGCCACTTACGTcttagataattttaatttacttttctttaatctGATGTTTCTAATGTTCAGTGCCTTCAGCTCGACGCTCATCACAC TACCTTTGGAGTTGCCGATACTTATGCGAGAACATTTCAATCGTTGGTATAAGCTTCGATCGTTCTATCTGGCAAACAAATTCGCCGATTTTCCAATACAACTCACGGCAACGTGCATATACACACTAATAGTATATTTCATGAGCAATCAAATTTtggaaacaaaaagattaattCTTTACGTGTTGATGTGCTTCGTCGTTACCTTGGTAGCTCAAGCGATCGGTTTCATCATCGGTGCAGGATTAACGGTACAG aACGGAGTGATCTTTGGACCGCTTATAATCCTACCATTTACAATATTCAGCGGATTTTTTGTACACCTTACTGATGCACATCCTTATCTGCATTGGTTGtttcatatatcttttctcaAATATGGTTTTGAAGGAACAATGATGACAATTTATGg GTACGATAGACCAAAAATGCATTGTTCTGATGTGTATTGTCATTTTGCTATGCCCAAACAACTCATGGTAGCTGTTGGCATGAAGCAAGTAGATTACTGGTTTTGTATGACCGTACTGATCATTTTGTACATTGCCCTCGATACAGTCGCATATATTATACTACGGGTAAGGCTTAgaaaacgtatataa
- the LOC122636885 gene encoding uncharacterized protein LOC122636885 isoform X2 encodes MNSFDNYDRTNLSEVCSSVMNLNDENENNDHFLWNMDTPVNKKDGSIYNSYEPKRKRCSLGEKEDIDGTGWCGKPIKSWCQEETISWLMSAASSIGLPYRSIQQSLAVSGEQLAMMTRNDFLFHDPIYGDKLYCHLHSQRISNSLPPFEAIHSHSEDDLAQMSSSGVSDTESDNCMKITMKRPPGRPKMLKPKKNGTTTKVKYFNPYLVEDWFISSALTQKDGKLTILISDIDIITHIELILISRI; translated from the exons ATGAATTCCTTCGATAATTATGACAGGACGAATCTGTCGGAG GTTTGTTCCTCGGTAATGAACTTAaacgatgaaaacgaaaataacgaTCACTTTTTATGGAATATGGATACTCCGGTTAACAAAAAAGATGGCtcgatttataattcataCGAACCTAAACGAAAAAGATGTTCCCTCG GTGAAAAGGAGGATATCGATGGAACTGGCTGGTGCGGAAAACCGATCAAAAGTTGGTGTCAAGAGGAAACGATAAGTTGGCTAATGTCAGCCGCATCTTCTATAGGACTACCATACAGGTCTATCCAGCAGAGTCTTGCGGTTTCTGGGGAACAACTTGCTATGATGACACGCAATGACTTCCTTTTTCACGATCCGATCTACGGGGATAAATTATATTGCCATCTTCATTCTCAACGTATTTCGAATTCAC tCCCACCATTCGAGGCTATACATTCGCATTCTGAGGACGATTTGGCTCAAATGTCGTCCAGCGGTGTCTCTG ATACAGAATCAGATAATTGTATGAAAATCACGATGAAACGACCACCGGGAAGGCCAAAAATGTTAAAGCCGAAGAAAAATG gtacTACtacaaaagtaaaatatttcaaccCGTACTTGGTCGAAGATTGGTTTATCAGTTCGGCCCTAACGCAAAAGGATGGCAAACTGACAATCCTAATTTCCGATATTGACATAATTACGcatatagaattaattttaatttctagaATATAA
- the LOC122636885 gene encoding ETS-related transcription factor Elf-5-like isoform X1 gives MNSFDNYDRTNLSEVCSSVMNLNDENENNDHFLWNMDTPVNKKDGSIYNSYEPKRKRCSLGEKEDIDGTGWCGKPIKSWCQEETISWLMSAASSIGLPYRSIQQSLAVSGEQLAMMTRNDFLFHDPIYGDKLYCHLHSQRISNSLPPFEAIHSHSEDDLAQMSSSGVSDTESDNCMKITMKRPPGRPKMLKPKKNVTGQGKLWEFIRDLLRNRETCPSLICWEDYSQAKFRFVKSDEVAKRWGSRKGNTKMTYEKLSRAMRYYYKSKIFQPVLGRRLVYQFGPNAKGWQTDNPNFRY, from the exons ATGAATTCCTTCGATAATTATGACAGGACGAATCTGTCGGAG GTTTGTTCCTCGGTAATGAACTTAaacgatgaaaacgaaaataacgaTCACTTTTTATGGAATATGGATACTCCGGTTAACAAAAAAGATGGCtcgatttataattcataCGAACCTAAACGAAAAAGATGTTCCCTCG GTGAAAAGGAGGATATCGATGGAACTGGCTGGTGCGGAAAACCGATCAAAAGTTGGTGTCAAGAGGAAACGATAAGTTGGCTAATGTCAGCCGCATCTTCTATAGGACTACCATACAGGTCTATCCAGCAGAGTCTTGCGGTTTCTGGGGAACAACTTGCTATGATGACACGCAATGACTTCCTTTTTCACGATCCGATCTACGGGGATAAATTATATTGCCATCTTCATTCTCAACGTATTTCGAATTCAC tCCCACCATTCGAGGCTATACATTCGCATTCTGAGGACGATTTGGCTCAAATGTCGTCCAGCGGTGTCTCTG ATACAGAATCAGATAATTGTATGAAAATCACGATGAAACGACCACCGGGAAGGCCAAAAATGTTAAAGCCGAAGAAAAATG TCACAGGTCAAGGAAAACTTTGGGAATTTATTCGGGATTTATTACGCAATCGAGAAACCTGTCCTAGCTTAATTTGTTGGGAGGATTATTCGCAAGctaaatttcgtttcgttaagAGTGACGAAGTCGCGAAACGTTGGGGTTCCCGAAAAGGAAATACAAAAATGACCTATGAAAAACTTAGCCGTGCCATGAG gtacTACtacaaaagtaaaatatttcaaccCGTACTTGGTCGAAGATTGGTTTATCAGTTCGGCCCTAACGCAAAAGGATGGCAAACTGACAATCCTAATTTCCGATATTGA
- the LOC122636887 gene encoding U6 snRNA-associated Sm-like protein LSm3 — MADETEQVPAINVKEPLDLIRLSLDERIYVKMRNERELRGRLHAYDQHLNMVLGEAEETVTTVEIDEETYEEVYRTTKRNISMLFIRGDGVILVSPPSMRAPM, encoded by the exons ATGGCTGATGAAACGGAGCAG GTTCCAGCAATAAACGTGAAAGAACCATTGGATTTAATAAGATTAAGTTTGGACGAACGAATTTACGTGAaaatgagaaacgaaagagaattaCGAGGACGTTTACAT gCTTATGACCAACATTTGAATATGGTATTAGGTGAAGCGGAGGAAACTGTTACAACTGTAGAAATCGACGAAGAAACATATGAAGAAGTTTATCGtactacaaaaagaaatatatctatgcTATTTATTCGTGGTGACGGTGTCATTTTAGTATCTCCGCCTAGCATGAGAGCACCCATGTAA